A part of Hydrogenobacter sp. T-8 genomic DNA contains:
- a CDS encoding Mrp/NBP35 family ATP-binding protein → MAVKDIMEALRDEMVNNSRLSELVKDIKLIGRTLEIVYRLPQRGLEEDIVEKTRNALERVPDVEDIKVRFVEDIPAQPVMGAPAFTRRRVPGIKHLIAVGSGKGGVGKSTVSANLALALSKLGYRVGLLDADIYGPSIPTIMGVKGERVHVDENNRIIPIEKYGIKLLSIGFLLPSEDTPVIWRGPMLMKALTQFLFDVNWGELDYLILDLPPGTGDVQLTLAQNVHMGGAVVVTTPQDVALADVKKAVAMFKEVQIPVLGVIENMAYFVCPDSGKKYYIFGKGRVAEFATAYGLKILGSIPIDPELAETSDLGVPVVESHPDSDTARAFVSIAKLISDITERR, encoded by the coding sequence AATTCAAGACTATCTGAGTTAGTTAAAGATATAAAGCTCATAGGAAGGACACTTGAGATAGTATACAGGCTACCTCAAAGGGGGCTTGAAGAGGATATCGTTGAAAAGACCAGAAATGCCCTTGAGAGGGTGCCAGATGTGGAAGATATAAAGGTTAGGTTTGTGGAGGACATTCCCGCACAGCCTGTTATGGGTGCGCCTGCCTTTACTCGCAGGAGGGTTCCTGGCATAAAGCACCTCATAGCGGTGGGAAGCGGAAAAGGTGGCGTGGGTAAGTCTACTGTTTCTGCAAACCTTGCCCTTGCTCTTTCAAAGCTCGGATACAGGGTTGGTCTTTTGGATGCGGACATATATGGACCCAGCATACCCACCATAATGGGCGTCAAGGGCGAGAGGGTGCATGTGGACGAAAACAATAGGATAATACCCATAGAAAAGTATGGAATAAAACTGCTTTCTATAGGTTTTTTGCTCCCCTCCGAGGACACGCCCGTAATATGGCGGGGTCCAATGCTTATGAAAGCCCTTACGCAGTTTCTTTTTGATGTAAACTGGGGTGAACTTGACTACCTTATACTTGACCTACCACCCGGAACAGGAGATGTTCAGCTGACACTTGCACAGAACGTGCATATGGGAGGTGCGGTGGTGGTCACCACCCCTCAGGATGTGGCTCTGGCAGATGTGAAAAAGGCGGTCGCCATGTTCAAAGAGGTTCAGATACCCGTTCTGGGTGTTATAGAAAATATGGCTTACTTTGTATGTCCCGATAGTGGCAAGAAATATTACATCTTTGGAAAGGGTAGGGTGGCAGAGTTTGCCACCGCCTACGGGCTTAAGATACTCGGTTCAATACCCATTGACCCAGAGCTTGCGGAGACCTCTGACCTGGGAGTGCCGGTGGTGGAAAGCCACCCAGACTCAGACACTGCCAGAGCCTTTGTAAGCATAGCAAAGCTCATAAGTGATATAACAGAAAGGAGGTAA
- a CDS encoding cysteine desulfurase family protein, whose protein sequence is MFVKKAGKRVVYLDHIATTPVAEEVLEAMLPYFREHFGNPTSLHSFGQIAKKAINSAREKLASLTNANSPEEFIFTSGGIEANNLAIKGIAEAYEKKGRHIITTEIEHHSILHPLKSLEKKGWEVTYLKPDKYGLIDPQQLADAVRPDTVLVSIGHSNREIGTIQNIKELVKSVKEKNPKVIFHTDACPTLGHYPVDLKDWGVDAASFTAHLMYGPKGVGALWTRKGVKIRPLIEGGTQERGVRAGTENVPGIVGFGAACELAMRELPERMERLSSYRDRVRKGLEERLELIEFTGHPTQRLPHHLSLIVHLIEGEAMLLRLDLMGIETASGSACVSLALKQSHVLFAIGVPKEVANGSIVFSFGRDNTDEDVDYVIEEFPKTVKLLRELSPFNPENWEQYVKGKK, encoded by the coding sequence ATGTTTGTAAAAAAGGCAGGCAAAAGGGTGGTTTATTTGGACCATATAGCCACAACGCCAGTGGCAGAGGAAGTGCTCGAGGCAATGCTCCCATACTTCAGGGAACATTTTGGAAACCCCACATCTCTGCACAGCTTTGGGCAGATCGCAAAGAAAGCCATAAACTCAGCCCGTGAAAAGCTGGCAAGCCTTACTAACGCCAACAGCCCTGAGGAGTTTATCTTCACCTCTGGAGGTATAGAAGCTAACAACTTAGCCATAAAGGGTATAGCGGAAGCTTATGAGAAGAAGGGAAGACATATAATTACCACAGAGATAGAGCACCACTCTATACTGCATCCTCTAAAAAGCCTTGAGAAGAAGGGCTGGGAGGTAACCTACCTAAAGCCAGACAAATACGGACTTATAGACCCACAGCAACTGGCGGATGCGGTCAGACCAGATACGGTTCTTGTGAGCATAGGGCATTCTAACAGAGAGATAGGGACTATACAAAACATAAAGGAGCTTGTAAAATCTGTAAAGGAAAAAAACCCAAAGGTTATCTTCCACACGGACGCATGCCCAACTCTGGGACACTATCCTGTAGACCTAAAGGATTGGGGTGTAGATGCCGCCTCCTTTACCGCACACCTTATGTATGGACCTAAGGGTGTGGGTGCCTTGTGGACAAGAAAGGGTGTAAAGATAAGACCACTAATAGAGGGTGGAACTCAAGAAAGGGGTGTAAGGGCTGGAACGGAAAACGTGCCGGGTATAGTGGGCTTTGGTGCTGCCTGCGAGCTTGCCATGAGAGAACTGCCAGAGAGAATGGAAAGGCTTTCCTCTTACAGAGATAGGGTAAGAAAAGGGCTTGAAGAAAGACTTGAGCTGATAGAGTTTACTGGACATCCCACGCAAAGGCTACCACACCATCTTTCTCTGATAGTCCACCTGATAGAAGGAGAAGCTATGCTCCTTAGGCTTGACCTTATGGGTATAGAGACAGCCTCTGGTTCTGCCTGCGTGTCTTTGGCTCTAAAGCAGTCTCATGTGCTTTTTGCAATAGGTGTTCCCAAAGAAGTAGCCAACGGCTCTATAGTCTTTAGCTTTGGAAGGGATAACACGGATGAGGATGTGGACTATGTGATAGAGGAGTTTCCAAAGACGGTAAAACTTCTCAGAGAGCTATCACCCTTTAACCCAGAAAACTGGGAGCAGTATGTGAAAGGTAAGAAATGA
- a CDS encoding epoxyqueuosine reductase QueH, with translation MKILVHICCAPDAVYFLKRLREDYPQSEIVGFFYDPNIHPYEEYRLRLLETERICKELGIELYEGEYDLESWLSAVKGYEDEPERGKRCAICFDYRLLRSLQFAKEVGATHLTTTLLMSPKKEFLMLKESGQKVSEGSGIEFLALDYRKGGGTQEMFRLSRELELYHQDYCGCIYGLFKQKKGPVQWDLVSFGGRRPGSKEELSFIKGARLFAEQELGLSCKEWEFGFLNWKVLQGKLEVKGQTIPSFVRPYSPSIRGLLKADPVEKVGRVIYYNKGGLRVILTEGLRDEPLEFFDNLCSPTFLVPKEYEESLLRNRVSAELQAEINPDKSLILLIGSLDAEDIAYLPADTLQDGRGISMEWLREFLTKEQRGIALGRKAYLLAGASSLGKPGARYFEERTGRKVSPLLCSQTS, from the coding sequence ATGAAGATTTTAGTCCATATATGCTGTGCACCTGATGCGGTTTACTTTCTAAAAAGGCTGAGAGAGGATTATCCACAGTCTGAGATAGTGGGCTTTTTCTACGACCCGAATATCCACCCCTATGAAGAGTATAGGCTCAGGCTTTTGGAAACAGAAAGGATATGCAAGGAGCTGGGCATTGAGCTGTATGAGGGCGAATACGACCTGGAGAGTTGGCTTTCTGCGGTAAAAGGCTATGAGGATGAGCCAGAGAGAGGTAAAAGGTGTGCCATATGTTTTGACTACAGGCTCCTCAGAAGTCTCCAGTTTGCCAAAGAGGTGGGTGCCACGCATCTGACCACCACCTTGCTTATGAGCCCCAAGAAGGAGTTTCTTATGCTAAAAGAGAGCGGGCAAAAGGTATCTGAAGGCTCAGGCATTGAGTTTTTGGCTTTGGACTATCGCAAGGGTGGTGGCACTCAGGAGATGTTCAGGCTTTCAAGGGAGTTAGAGCTATACCATCAGGACTACTGCGGATGCATATATGGACTTTTTAAGCAGAAGAAGGGTCCAGTGCAGTGGGATTTGGTCTCCTTTGGCGGCAGAAGACCGGGAAGCAAGGAGGAGCTGAGCTTTATAAAAGGAGCAAGGCTCTTTGCGGAACAGGAGCTTGGACTTTCTTGCAAGGAGTGGGAATTTGGCTTTCTCAATTGGAAGGTTTTGCAAGGAAAACTTGAGGTCAAGGGCCAGACAATCCCATCCTTTGTAAGACCCTACTCTCCCTCTATAAGAGGTCTTCTCAAAGCGGACCCAGTGGAAAAGGTAGGAAGGGTCATATACTACAACAAGGGTGGGCTAAGGGTAATTTTGACAGAAGGCTTGAGAGATGAACCTCTTGAGTTTTTTGATAATCTTTGCAGTCCTACCTTTCTTGTTCCAAAGGAATATGAGGAAAGTCTCTTAAGAAACAGAGTCTCTGCGGAGCTTCAGGCAGAGATAAACCCAGATAAGTCTCTTATTTTGCTTATAGGCAGTTTGGATGCAGAGGACATAGCTTACCTACCTGCGGACACCCTGCAGGATGGCAGAGGCATAAGCATGGAGTGGCTAAGGGAGTTTTTAACAAAGGAGCAAAGGGGAATAGCCCTCGGAAGAAAGGCTTACCTCTTGGCTGGTGCTAGTAGTCTTGGAAAGCCTGGCGCAAGATACTTTGAGGAAAGGACGGGCAGGAAGGTCAGCCCTCTTCTGTGTAGTCAAACTTCTTAG
- the mazG gene encoding nucleoside triphosphate pyrophosphohydrolase, with protein sequence MSTFDRLLKVMEELRSKCPWDRSQTHQSLKKYLIEEAYELLDAIDSGDDEKLKEELGDLLLQVVFHSQIAKERSAFDIEEVIQRLNKKLIERHPHVFGCETPEEVLKNWEERKLKDRESILDGVPKSLPALMRSQKLQDRASLVGFDFERPEQVIEKIMEELQELREAMTSGDKGELEHELGDLLTAVVELGRLLKLDAELCLQKANDRFEKRFRYMEKRAKEMGKDLRQMTLEEMDALWLEAKKFDYTEEG encoded by the coding sequence ATGTCTACCTTTGATAGACTTCTTAAGGTTATGGAGGAGCTTCGCTCCAAATGTCCCTGGGATAGGTCTCAGACCCACCAAAGCCTCAAAAAGTATCTTATAGAGGAGGCTTATGAGCTTCTTGATGCTATTGATTCTGGAGATGATGAAAAACTAAAGGAAGAGCTTGGAGACCTCTTGCTTCAGGTGGTTTTCCACTCTCAGATAGCAAAGGAGAGGTCTGCTTTTGACATAGAGGAGGTAATCCAAAGGCTTAATAAAAAGCTCATAGAGCGTCATCCCCATGTCTTTGGCTGTGAAACTCCAGAGGAGGTGCTCAAAAACTGGGAGGAGAGAAAGCTAAAAGATAGAGAAAGCATCCTTGACGGTGTTCCTAAGAGCCTTCCTGCACTTATGAGGTCTCAGAAACTTCAAGATAGGGCAAGCCTTGTGGGCTTTGACTTTGAAAGACCAGAGCAGGTTATAGAAAAGATAATGGAAGAGCTTCAAGAACTAAGGGAAGCCATGACCTCTGGAGATAAAGGAGAGCTTGAGCATGAGCTGGGAGACCTTCTTACTGCTGTGGTGGAGCTTGGAAGACTTCTCAAACTTGATGCGGAGCTATGCCTTCAAAAGGCAAACGACAGGTTTGAAAAGAGGTTTAGATATATGGAGAAGAGGGCAAAAGAGATGGGTAAAGACCTAAGACAGATGACCCTTGAGGAAATGGATGCCTTATGGCTTGAGGCTAAGAAGTTTGACTACACAGAAGAGGGCTGA
- a CDS encoding host attachment family protein, which yields MNSLKEVIERLLSFKPNNYMVANLYLKLGVEERTDRKYLRTFKDLVKAQKELLKERELENDVLKSLEEDFRRMEDFLSEPENLKGCRGIAIFSSSLRGLFEVVKLPYTYKNRLMIDQDPLIREIAVIDEELGRVGVLLIDRKHVRFFLMDLEGTVEVLDFMEPLATRAHRFHSGGSMLKGAEGTMRFSMPSRIGGPNMVQHSFGEYRFNMRIKEEKHRLFKIASDALMEAWKENKFDKLIIGSDREDIRQIENHLHPYLLERLVGYINMNPSYVEDVELREKVYQLLMSKSREEEKSLIEELQELEGRGLAVNGTSKVLEQLYNGNVRLLLLPDDFQKPGYVCEKSHLPLLTPECPLEDRVYPVPDVVDEVIEFALEERARIKVVSSEELKRRIDGLACFMRFAL from the coding sequence ATGAACAGTTTGAAAGAGGTCATTGAAAGGCTTTTGAGCTTCAAACCAAACAACTACATGGTTGCCAACCTATACCTTAAGCTCGGCGTGGAAGAAAGGACAGACAGAAAGTATCTAAGGACCTTTAAGGATTTGGTTAAAGCTCAGAAGGAACTTCTAAAGGAGCGAGAATTAGAGAATGATGTTCTTAAGTCTTTGGAAGAGGACTTTAGGAGAATGGAAGACTTTCTTTCAGAGCCAGAAAACCTCAAGGGATGCAGAGGAATAGCTATCTTCTCCTCTTCCCTTAGAGGGCTTTTTGAAGTTGTTAAGCTACCATACACCTACAAAAACAGGCTCATGATTGACCAGGATCCTCTGATAAGAGAAATAGCGGTGATTGACGAGGAGCTTGGCAGAGTAGGTGTGCTCCTTATAGACAGAAAGCATGTAAGGTTCTTTCTTATGGACCTTGAGGGAACGGTAGAGGTATTGGACTTCATGGAGCCTCTTGCTACAAGGGCACACAGGTTTCACTCTGGAGGTAGTATGCTCAAGGGGGCGGAAGGGACTATGAGGTTTTCCATGCCCTCCAGAATAGGTGGTCCAAACATGGTCCAGCACTCTTTTGGTGAATACAGGTTTAACATGAGGATAAAGGAAGAAAAGCATAGGCTCTTCAAGATTGCGAGCGATGCTCTTATGGAGGCTTGGAAAGAGAACAAGTTTGACAAACTGATCATAGGTTCCGACAGAGAGGATATAAGGCAGATAGAAAACCACCTGCACCCATACCTTTTGGAGAGGCTCGTAGGATATATAAATATGAACCCATCCTACGTGGAGGATGTGGAACTTAGGGAAAAGGTCTACCAGCTCCTTATGAGCAAAAGTAGGGAAGAAGAGAAGAGCCTGATAGAGGAACTGCAGGAGTTAGAAGGTAGGGGTCTTGCGGTCAACGGCACTTCAAAGGTTTTGGAGCAGTTATACAACGGAAACGTAAGACTTCTGCTACTTCCTGATGATTTCCAAAAACCGGGATATGTGTGCGAAAAGTCCCACCTGCCTCTTCTTACACCAGAATGTCCCTTGGAGGATAGGGTCTATCCTGTCCCAGATGTGGTGGATGAGGTCATTGAATTTGCCCTTGAGGAGAGGGCAAGGATAAAGGTTGTATCTTCAGAAGAGCTCAAGAGAAGGATAGACGGGCTTGCCTGCTTTATGCGGTTTGCTCTATGA
- a CDS encoding LabA-like NYN domain-containing protein, producing the protein MNYERVVIFIDGSNLFHAIRYMNIKIDYQKLVDFLKEDRKLIRAYFYGAIPQEKDIKKNSPEWESYLRQRRFLEELSLQGIKVKLAKLRRLPSGEYIEKEVDIMLATDMLSMAHMNTYDTAVLVSGDSDFSYTVEEVQRIGKRVENATFKRTSSYHLRKVCDRFLLLDEYMDRFVVEEKLEITQEESFWERIKKLWKR; encoded by the coding sequence ATGAACTATGAAAGGGTGGTAATATTCATAGATGGCTCTAACCTTTTTCATGCCATAAGGTATATGAACATAAAGATAGACTATCAGAAGTTAGTGGACTTTCTAAAGGAAGACAGAAAACTTATAAGAGCATACTTTTATGGGGCTATTCCTCAGGAGAAGGACATAAAGAAGAACAGTCCAGAGTGGGAAAGCTATCTCAGGCAAAGGAGGTTTCTTGAGGAGCTGTCTCTACAAGGCATAAAGGTAAAGCTGGCAAAGTTAAGAAGGCTTCCCTCGGGTGAATACATAGAGAAGGAAGTGGATATAATGCTTGCAACGGACATGCTCAGCATGGCTCACATGAACACCTACGACACCGCAGTGCTGGTAAGTGGAGACAGCGACTTTTCCTACACGGTGGAGGAGGTGCAAAGAATTGGCAAAAGGGTTGAGAACGCCACCTTCAAGAGGACAAGCTCTTATCATCTTAGAAAGGTATGCGATAGGTTTTTGCTTTTGGATGAATATATGGACAGGTTTGTAGTGGAGGAGAAACTGGAGATAACTCAGGAGGAGAGTTTCTGGGAGCGTATAAAAAAGCTATGGAAAAGGTAG
- a CDS encoding bifunctional riboflavin kinase/FAD synthetase, with translation MEKVVCLKTTQSGCLKGLRCLQELTEPSVVTVGNFDGVHRGHRHLLERVALRAKDKGLRSVVLSFYPHPLKILSPAQAPCELTSIQERASLILEQGVEQIVFIRFDRRFSKLSAEEFIREILWSRLKCRHLVVGYDWRFGYKREGEIELAKEMGKEMGFEVEEIEPFRINGHVVSSTLIRRLLHMGRLEEASLYLGRNYVIRRKVVSGDRRGSSLGFPTANLQNTENLCLKEGVYAVRVEGSFMGVANYGVRPTFGGSKRVLEVHILDFEGNLRGKEISVEFLKFLREEKKFSNPEELKRQIEEDISRARGLF, from the coding sequence ATGGAAAAGGTAGTTTGTCTGAAAACAACTCAGAGCGGATGCCTGAAGGGTTTAAGGTGCCTTCAGGAGCTTACAGAGCCCTCTGTGGTCACCGTTGGCAACTTTGACGGTGTTCACAGGGGACATAGACACCTTCTGGAGAGGGTAGCCCTAAGGGCTAAGGATAAGGGGCTAAGGAGCGTAGTGCTTTCCTTCTACCCCCATCCCTTGAAAATCCTAAGCCCAGCACAGGCACCCTGCGAGCTCACCAGCATACAGGAGAGGGCAAGCCTAATTCTTGAGCAGGGTGTGGAACAGATAGTCTTCATAAGGTTTGATAGAAGATTTTCTAAGCTTTCTGCGGAGGAGTTTATAAGGGAAATTCTATGGAGTAGGTTAAAGTGCAGGCATCTCGTGGTTGGCTACGATTGGAGGTTTGGATACAAGCGTGAGGGAGAGATAGAGCTTGCCAAGGAAATGGGGAAAGAGATGGGTTTTGAGGTGGAGGAGATTGAACCTTTCAGGATAAACGGGCATGTGGTAAGTAGCACCCTTATAAGGAGACTACTTCACATGGGAAGGCTTGAGGAGGCTTCCCTTTATCTTGGTAGAAATTACGTCATAAGAAGGAAGGTGGTCAGTGGAGACAGGAGGGGCTCCTCCCTTGGCTTTCCCACCGCTAACCTACAAAACACAGAAAACCTCTGCCTTAAAGAGGGTGTATATGCGGTAAGGGTTGAAGGCAGTTTTATGGGAGTTGCCAACTATGGAGTAAGACCTACTTTTGGAGGCAGTAAAAGGGTCTTGGAGGTTCATATACTTGACTTTGAGGGAAATTTGAGAGGTAAGGAAATAAGTGTGGAGTTTCTCAAGTTCCTTAGAGAAGAGAAAAAGTTCTCCAATCCAGAGGAGCTTAAAAGGCAGATAGAGGAAGATATATCAAGAGCCAGAGGACTCTTCTAA
- a CDS encoding sigma 54-interacting transcriptional regulator, translating into MDFSLFDNLFDAVLVIDENFKVVYANRSAKVLLQREDIEGRNCRGLFSICNSCPFGYVREEGEGVQVYDVETINSKHACWSMSPLYKEGRFVGALEVFRDVSNVVHCIVEAERQRTYKETILNSIVEAILVLDSEGNVIEHNKVASKMLCREEEDILLGKNIKELINLSLEELPPEGERSDIFVETPCGRQKASLLVSPMSSGFGYVVSLYVLNDVSVCELGEEETIITKSPVFQKVLDTVKTIADYDVNVLIEGETGTGKSLLAKYIHYLSPRRNGPFVKVNCAAIPESLLEAELFGYVKGAFTGAVKDKPGKVELAEGGTLFLDEIGDMPLPLQAKILHLVQEKEFERLGDTRTRRANLRIIASTNKNLKELIKRGEFREDLYYRLSVVKLHLPPLRERKEDIPILIKHLLEKYTRKYARRLKGFSAEAMRLLLSYHFPGNVRELENIVEHAVITCRGSLINVEDIQIEAETLQRDREEEKERIKRVLEQVGGNRSLAARMLGMHRTTLWRKLRELGIG; encoded by the coding sequence ATGGATTTTTCCCTCTTTGATAATCTTTTTGATGCGGTTCTTGTGATAGATGAAAATTTCAAGGTAGTTTACGCCAACAGGTCAGCTAAGGTTCTTTTACAGCGTGAGGATATAGAGGGTAGAAACTGCAGGGGACTGTTCTCCATATGTAATTCCTGCCCCTTTGGGTATGTGAGAGAGGAGGGGGAAGGGGTTCAGGTTTACGATGTGGAGACCATAAATTCAAAGCATGCTTGTTGGAGCATGTCGCCCTTGTATAAAGAGGGAAGGTTTGTGGGCGCCCTTGAAGTCTTCAGAGATGTTAGCAATGTGGTTCACTGCATAGTGGAGGCGGAGCGTCAGAGGACATACAAGGAGACCATACTTAACTCCATAGTGGAAGCCATACTGGTGCTTGACTCAGAGGGTAATGTAATAGAACACAACAAGGTCGCCAGTAAAATGCTTTGTAGGGAAGAGGAGGATATACTATTGGGCAAGAACATAAAGGAGCTTATAAACCTATCCCTTGAAGAGCTACCTCCAGAAGGTGAAAGGTCTGATATATTCGTGGAAACTCCCTGCGGAAGACAGAAGGCATCTCTTCTTGTTTCTCCCATGTCCTCTGGCTTTGGTTATGTGGTCTCCTTGTATGTGTTAAACGATGTATCTGTGTGTGAGCTGGGAGAAGAGGAGACAATAATAACAAAAAGCCCGGTCTTTCAGAAGGTGCTGGACACGGTAAAAACCATAGCGGATTACGATGTGAACGTCCTTATTGAGGGAGAAACGGGAACAGGTAAAAGCCTACTTGCTAAATACATACATTACCTTTCTCCTAGAAGAAACGGTCCCTTTGTAAAGGTAAATTGTGCTGCTATCCCTGAAAGCCTGCTCGAAGCTGAACTTTTTGGTTATGTAAAAGGTGCTTTTACTGGAGCTGTGAAGGACAAGCCTGGCAAGGTGGAGCTGGCGGAAGGTGGCACTCTCTTTTTGGATGAGATAGGTGACATGCCACTGCCTTTGCAGGCAAAAATTCTTCACTTGGTGCAGGAAAAAGAGTTTGAAAGGCTTGGAGATACAAGGACAAGAAGAGCGAACCTTCGCATAATAGCCTCCACTAACAAAAACCTGAAGGAGCTTATAAAGCGCGGTGAATTCAGAGAAGACCTCTACTACAGGCTGAGCGTGGTAAAACTGCACCTTCCACCTCTCAGGGAAAGGAAAGAGGACATACCTATTCTTATCAAGCACCTTTTGGAAAAATACACAAGGAAATACGCAAGGAGGCTTAAGGGCTTTTCCGCCGAAGCCATGAGACTTCTTTTATCCTATCACTTTCCTGGCAATGTGCGGGAGCTTGAGAACATAGTGGAACATGCGGTTATTACCTGCAGAGGAAGTCTGATAAATGTGGAAGATATCCAGATAGAAGCGGAAACCCTTCAGAGAGACCGGGAGGAAGAAAAGGAAAGGATAAAGAGGGTTCTTGAGCAGGTAGGGGGAAACAGAAGCCTTGCGGCGAGGATGTTGGGTATGCATAGAACCACCCTCTGGAGGAAGCTAAGGGAGCTGGGCATAGGGTAA
- a CDS encoding SCP2 sterol-binding domain-containing protein, which yields MYKFLSEEWIKAYMEEWNKNEKLKSDLRDFSASIKYYIEGKEGEAVELVVENGTAKSAGKANAHKYDFELWASIENWKKLATGDMGPRSAMLTKRLKFKGSMITAMKYMSAFEESLRMMSRIPTSWDL from the coding sequence ATGTATAAGTTTTTGTCAGAGGAGTGGATAAAAGCCTACATGGAGGAATGGAACAAGAACGAGAAGCTAAAGTCTGACCTGAGAGATTTCTCTGCGAGCATAAAGTATTACATAGAGGGCAAGGAAGGAGAGGCGGTGGAGCTTGTAGTGGAAAATGGAACTGCAAAGTCCGCTGGAAAGGCTAACGCTCACAAATACGACTTTGAGCTATGGGCAAGCATAGAAAATTGGAAAAAGTTAGCAACAGGAGACATGGGGCCTCGTTCCGCAATGCTAACAAAGAGACTTAAGTTTAAGGGCTCTATGATAACCGCCATGAAGTATATGTCCGCATTCGAAGAGAGTCTAAGGATGATGTCAAGGATACCAACCAGCTGGGATTTATAA
- a CDS encoding c-type cytochrome → MWKLIFAVGLLLNIALANEQLARQRGCMACHDIKAKKVGPSYTDIAKKYKGRGDAVDYLTEKTLKGGAGVWGSIPMPPQKIPEAEARQIVQWILSLE, encoded by the coding sequence ATGTGGAAGCTTATTTTTGCTGTGGGTTTGCTTTTAAACATTGCCTTAGCCAATGAACAGTTAGCAAGGCAGAGGGGTTGTATGGCATGCCATGACATAAAGGCAAAAAAGGTAGGACCAAGCTATACAGATATAGCTAAGAAATACAAGGGTAGAGGGGATGCGGTGGACTATCTTACAGAAAAAACCCTCAAGGGTGGTGCGGGTGTTTGGGGTAGTATTCCCATGCCACCTCAAAAGATACCAGAAGCAGAAGCCAGACAGATAGTCCAATGGATACTCTCTCTTGAATAG
- a CDS encoding DUF2173 family protein, which translates to MANLDRLMKIKGVWAAGEFTDDGKLVAYKGNLSEEHAAMAAEMCAANNAMAKMQCDGYTALSGQEWTPLIGWALTGPKYSVCVMGNVGVFVNNDEVSFNEVFKALREVAGK; encoded by the coding sequence ATGGCAAACCTTGACAGGCTTATGAAAATCAAAGGTGTTTGGGCAGCAGGTGAGTTTACCGATGATGGTAAGCTCGTGGCTTACAAGGGAAACCTTTCAGAAGAGCACGCAGCTATGGCTGCGGAGATGTGTGCGGCTAACAATGCAATGGCTAAGATGCAGTGCGACGGATACACTGCACTTTCTGGTCAAGAATGGACGCCTCTTATAGGTTGGGCTCTTACTGGTCCAAAGTATTCTGTATGTGTAATGGGTAATGTGGGGGTATTCGTCAACAACGACGAGGTGTCCTTTAACGAGGTCTTCAAGGCACTCAGAGAAGTAGCGGGCAAATGA
- a CDS encoding DUF2173 family protein: MATLSKLKELMSLPGAVAAGEFSDDGRLLAYYGNIDEKSAEIAAMMCAANKLMGNMQAKGWSAYTGQGGFYPVYGFAVAGGKYAACIMGNVGVFLELDKADFDKTFETLSKYI, encoded by the coding sequence ATGGCAACACTTAGCAAGCTCAAAGAGCTCATGTCACTGCCTGGTGCAGTGGCAGCAGGGGAGTTTTCAGATGATGGTAGGCTTCTTGCCTACTACGGCAACATTGATGAGAAGTCCGCAGAGATCGCCGCTATGATGTGCGCTGCAAACAAGCTCATGGGCAATATGCAGGCAAAGGGTTGGAGTGCCTACACTGGGCAGGGTGGTTTTTACCCCGTCTATGGCTTTGCAGTTGCTGGAGGCAAATACGCCGCCTGCATAATGGGCAATGTGGGTGTGTTTTTGGAGCTTGATAAGGCAGATTTTGACAAGACCTTTGAAACCCTTTCCAAGTACATCTAA
- the def gene encoding peptide deformylase, with the protein MVREIVRFPHPVLKTPTQKVDVIDKEIKELVKDMFETMYHAEGVGLAANQIGVSLRVMVIDTTPKKESPPLKLVLINPEVISAEGSIKYKEGCLSFPGLMVEVERHNKVKVRALDLNGEEKEYELEGFPAIVFQHEMDHLMGITFIDRVNGLKRRLALDKYSKLQKQKA; encoded by the coding sequence ATGGTAAGGGAGATAGTTAGGTTTCCTCACCCTGTATTGAAGACACCCACCCAGAAGGTAGATGTTATAGATAAGGAAATAAAAGAGCTTGTTAAAGACATGTTTGAGACCATGTATCATGCTGAAGGTGTAGGTCTTGCAGCAAACCAAATAGGTGTAAGCCTAAGGGTTATGGTTATAGACACCACGCCAAAGAAGGAAAGCCCGCCTCTTAAGCTGGTTTTAATAAACCCCGAGGTTATCTCTGCGGAAGGAAGCATAAAATACAAAGAGGGTTGCCTTTCTTTTCCCGGTCTTATGGTAGAAGTAGAAAGACACAATAAAGTAAAGGTAAGGGCATTGGACTTGAATGGCGAAGAAAAAGAATACGAGCTTGAAGGCTTTCCAGCCATAGTTTTTCAGCACGAAATGGACCACCTTATGGGAATAACCTTTATAGACAGAGTAAACGGACTAAAGAGAAGGTTGGCGTTAGACAAGTATTCAAAACTTCAAAAGCAAAAGGCATGA